One genomic region from Vanacampus margaritifer isolate UIUO_Vmar chromosome 2, RoL_Vmar_1.0, whole genome shotgun sequence encodes:
- the rpain gene encoding RPA-interacting protein, producing the protein MVKLSCICAYEMDSSQRHRSLYKGTTPPWKEAYRKRCVDRLKGSRSRLLDRYRKMGESPKCGGPTASFIVQEVMEEEWTALQSEDRRLPSLWGPEGIGEINNVMKDYDELAVLEEIQQELLSEEMSIIEEYERNQQFEQQYISSVLEGMEEAHVICPMCHMSYLTINSNFISCSCGMYINTKMKNITPDVLRNLLESRVTEHMEGCSDNPVFSLASNANSSPNLLIRCKVCDYLSIVL; encoded by the exons ATGGTGAAGCTGTCTTGCATTTGTGCCTATGAAATGGATTCTTCGCAGAGACATCGCTCGCTTTATAAAGGAACTACTCCGCCGTGGAAAGAAGCATACCGCAAG CGATGTGTAGATAGGCTCAAGGGTAGCCGGTCGAGGTTACTTGACCGATATCGCAAGATGGGTGAGAGCCCTAAATGCGGCGGACCCACCGCCTCCTTCATTGTGCAGGAGGTCATGGAGGAGGAGTGGACCGCTTTGCAGTCAGAAGACCGGAGATTGCCGTCTTTATGGGGTCCAGAGGGCATTGGAGAG ATAAACAACGTTATGAAAGACTATGATGAACTGGCAGTTTTAGAGGAAATCCAGCAGGAGCTCCTGTCTGAGG AAATGTCTATTATTGAAGAGTATGAGAGAAACCAGCAATTTGAGCAGCAATACATATCATCTGTTTTGGAAGGGATGGAAGAGGCTCATGTTATTTGTCCCATGTGTCACAT GAGCTACTTGACCATCAACAGCAATTTCATCTCCTGCTCATGTGGAATGTACATAAATACAAAG ATGAAGAACATCACCCCAGATGTCCTACGGAATCTTCTCGAATCTCGTGTGACAGAGCACATGGAAGGCTGCTCCGACAACCCTGTTTTTTCATTGGCGTCGAATGCAAACTCTTCTCCCAACTTGCTGATAAGATGCAAG GTTTGTGACTACCTCTCCATTGTCCTATGA